The Brassica napus cultivar Da-Ae chromosome C7, Da-Ae, whole genome shotgun sequence genome has a segment encoding these proteins:
- the LOC125590002 gene encoding uncharacterized protein LOC125590002 has product MSEKINSIAFFGFEQIVLGNVFKFMEKETKTELNISLSRKQVEDSISRSSHGVEAIVREDLVRIKAYLLFLRYMIDHMNKPCNLEISNRFTKNLKIRWSSGLNLDCKSSNGLSLASIFQLKSTPFFQSKDMLFELHMILFIYALKLTEKAMVLVSKDMVESRKAYREAAGVFDYVCKIGHY; this is encoded by the exons ATGTCTGAGAAAATTAACAGCATAGCCTTCTTTGGTTTTGAACAGATTGTTTTGGGGAATGTGTTCAAGTTTATGGAAAAGGAAACGAAAACTGAGCTTAACATAAGCTTGAGCCGTAAACAAGTGGAAGATTCCATTAGTAGAAGCTCCCATGGAGTTGAGGCTATTGTTAGAGAG gaTCTTGTTAGAATTAAAGCGTACCTTCTTTTTCTCCGATATATGATAGACCACATGAATAAGCCTTGTAATCTAGAAATCAGCAATCGTTTCACTAAAAATCTCAAGATACGATGGAGCAGTGGTTTGAACTTAGATTGCAAGTCTTCAAATGGTCTAAGCCTTGCGAGTATATTTCAGCTTAAATCTACACCATTCTTCCAATCTAAAGATATGTTGTTTGAGCTTCATATGATACTATTTATTTACGCTCTAAAGCTCACGGAGAAAGCAATGGTGTTAGTCTCCAAAG ATATGGTGGAATCCAGAAAGGCATATAGAGAAGCAGCTGGTGTTTTTGACTATGTATGTAAGATTGGTCATTACTGA
- the LOC125590004 gene encoding uncharacterized protein LOC125590004 isoform X2, which yields MSEKINSRAFFGFKQIVLGNVFKFTEKETKTELNISLSRKQVEDSISRSSHGVEAIVREDLVRIKAHLLFLRYMIDHMIRWSSGLNLDFKSSNGLSLASIFQLKSTPFFRSMLFELHMILFIYALKLREKAMVLASKDMVESTKAYREAAGVFDYACKIGHTDWSYIEKFPELTSPVCSSLKLICLAEGQVF from the exons ATGTCCGAGAAAATTAACAGCAGAGCCTTCTTTGGTTTTAAACAGATTGTTTTGGGGAATGTGTTCAAGTTTACGGAAAAGGAAACGAAAACTGAGCTTAACATAAGCTTGAGCCGTAAACAAGTGGAAGATTCCATTAGTAGAAGCTCCCATGGAGTTGAGGCTATTGTTAGAGAG gATCTTGTTAGAATTAAAGCGCACCTTCTTTTTCTCCGATATATGATAGACCACATGATACGATGGAGCAGTGGTTTGAACTTAGATTTCAAGTCTTCAAATGGTCTAAGCCTTGCGAGTATATTTCAGCTTAAATCTACACCATTCTTCCGATCTATGTTGTTTGAGCTTCATATGATACTATTTATTTACGCTCTAAAGCTCAGGGAGAAAGCAATGGTGTTAGCCTCCAAAG ATATGGTGGAATCCACAAAGGCATATAGAGAAGCAGCTGGTGTTTTTGACTATGCATGTAAGATTGGTCATACTGATTGGTCATATATCGAGAAGTTTCCGGAGTTAACATCTCCCGTTTGCTCCTCTTTGAAGCTCATTTGTTTAGCTGAAGGACAG GTTTTTTAG
- the LOC125590004 gene encoding uncharacterized protein LOC125590004 isoform X1, with protein sequence MSEKINSRAFFGFKQIVLGNVFKFTEKETKTELNISLSRKQVEDSISRSSHGVEAIVREDLVRIKAHLLFLRYMIDHMIRWSSGLNLDFKSSNGLSLASIFQLKSTPFFRSMLFELHMILFIYALKLREKAMVLASKDMVESTKAYREAAGVFDYACKIGHTDWSYIEKFPELTSPVCSSLKLICLAEGQVSFLILLTVDCD encoded by the exons ATGTCCGAGAAAATTAACAGCAGAGCCTTCTTTGGTTTTAAACAGATTGTTTTGGGGAATGTGTTCAAGTTTACGGAAAAGGAAACGAAAACTGAGCTTAACATAAGCTTGAGCCGTAAACAAGTGGAAGATTCCATTAGTAGAAGCTCCCATGGAGTTGAGGCTATTGTTAGAGAG gATCTTGTTAGAATTAAAGCGCACCTTCTTTTTCTCCGATATATGATAGACCACATGATACGATGGAGCAGTGGTTTGAACTTAGATTTCAAGTCTTCAAATGGTCTAAGCCTTGCGAGTATATTTCAGCTTAAATCTACACCATTCTTCCGATCTATGTTGTTTGAGCTTCATATGATACTATTTATTTACGCTCTAAAGCTCAGGGAGAAAGCAATGGTGTTAGCCTCCAAAG ATATGGTGGAATCCACAAAGGCATATAGAGAAGCAGCTGGTGTTTTTGACTATGCATGTAAGATTGGTCATACTGATTGGTCATATATCGAGAAGTTTCCGGAGTTAACATCTCCCGTTTGCTCCTCTTTGAAGCTCATTTGTTTAGCTGAAGGACAGGTCAGTTTTCTCATTTTGCTTACAGTAGATTGTGACTAA